DNA from Sporocytophaga myxococcoides DSM 11118:
TTGGCCCGCCCCCCATAAACATGATATCTCTGCTTCTGAAGTGAGAGCCATTATGATGTTCATAGGATACACCCTGCACAAAACTCACCATTCCCTGATCGTATAGGTCTTTCACCCCTACCATATCCGGATGCAAGCCAACAGACCTTTCTGTGGTAAGCGAACTATCTAACAATATAAATTTACGATTTCCATTTTCGGGAATAGCAATATTAGGACGTGCATTCTGATAATTATCATAATCCCCTGCAGGTATAAGCATATTTAAGCCATCGTTACCTCCATGCATCTGAAGAATGATTAAAACTCTGTCATTAGGGCATTCCGCTGCAAGTTTTTGCAATGGAGACGCCATAGACATAGATTTAAAAAATATGCCATCAAGCGCAAAGGGTATTGCGCCAAGAGCCGGTAGTTTATTTATAAAGTCTCTTCTTTTCATAAGACTGTTTTTCCTGATTAAAATAACTGATATTCGGGTGACTGCAACATTGCATTTAAAAGGTATTGTAGCATACCTCTTGCATCCTCCTTGCTCTCGGGTATTGTATTAGCATTGTTCCAGCTAAATTCCCAGAATACTTCTGGCCCTTGCGGCAAGCCTTTTCCAATTACAAAAAACTGGGATTTGAAATAATTAAGACGTTCTACTGTAATCTCTGTTCCAGACAGAGACATAGGTAAAAGGTAAGATGCCAGTTCTTTGATAAGTTCATCAGGATTCAACGCAACACTGGCGAATCTTTGCTGGATAAAAAGAAGAATATCTATTTCAATTTCTCCCTCTTCCATTTTATCAACCCTTATGTTATCGAAAATAAACTTATACCGTTGAGTGAGTGTGTTTGCAGATATCCAGTTTCTATTGTACAAGGGATATTGGAAATAAGCATCGTAACCGGCAACATCATAAGGATTCAGGAAAATCATTCCCTGATATTTCATTGAATCAAGGAGTTTACCAGTCGTCTCATAGAACTTTTCTGCTTCTGTCTGTGGATCTGGTAAATTATATTCAAAGAATCTTAGTGTATTTAAAACCAGGTCTAGAGGAGATTTTATTAAAGCTCCGAAATTATTATCATCTACAGTTGCTGTTGCCGAGTCATAAAAATGCTGACTTTGCAAGAGCTCCATGATCACCGGCTGCAGTTTGAAATTATTAGAAACAAAAGTATTTGCCATATCAGCAATGATACTGCTATCTATGGTCTGAGTGATTTCATGATATACATAGAATCTGTATATTCTTCTGCAAATATTTTTCACTGTCTCCTGCTGAGCATAGATCATTTCTACAAGCTGATCCAGCTCATCAAGCATACTTGCTTCTGTTGCTTTATCTCCAAAAAGTAAAGTAGTATCCGGTGTGATGACAGTATTTCCAAATCGATCGCTGAATTCCTTAGGATCATTATCGTGCTGATTTGCAACAGTACCTGTCCCTTTTACTTTCACCCTTGGTAATTGAGTATCTTCATCAATCGTGAGAAAAGTAAAGTCTGTATCGTACCCTGAAAATACACGGGCAGCGGCTTGAACATCCTGTTCTGTAAAGTAAATATAATCACCGGGAATAGTAGAAGGAGGTACATATCCTGGAAGACCTTTTCCTATTGTAAATAATTCAAGAAATTCTCTGGCATAGTTCTCATTCGGTCTCCCTTTCACATTAAGTCTTCCATCCAGTAATACCATCATGGCATTATCCAGAGAGACTTTTTTCGTAAGCATTTTAAAGTTCCACAAAGGATCAGGCTGATTGTCGAAAGCGAACTTTCTGAACAAGGCATTCTGAAAATATAGAGCTCTGCTATTATTTACGGTTTCCTGTATTGTGGTAAAATGAGTGTGAAGCAGAAAAACTATTTTTTCTCTGGTCAGAAAAGCAAGTTTCTGAGAAGGTTCTACTCCTGTTCCTGCAAGCATACCGAGCCACCATTTTATAAAAAAACCTTGCAAATCTCCGTCTTCACTATCACCGGAAACAGGCAATGTATTTACCCAGGTTATTCCAGAGGCCGGGTCTATAGGAGGTAAAGGATCTGTAGTTGTAACAAACAATTGTTGAATTGCCTGAGATGCGGTAAGACCAGACATTGAATCTATATCTGCTTTGGTACCACCAAATGTCGCCCGCCTTAACAAATGGGCAGCATTTTTCTTTCCTAATACTCCAGTAAAAGGTGCTAACGGCATAATTATTTAAGGTGTTAAAAGTTTGAGAATCTTCCCCTCGGAAACCAATTAGTTTACGCTTTTTAAGGGTGAAAGATTCTATCAGTCAATAATTTCTAAAAAAAATATAATTTTAAAAAACAGATTCGAAATTAAATTTCCCCACAAATCAGGTAACAAGCAGCTTTAATACACTTAACAATATTGATTTTCAGGAATTAATACAATTTTTCAAAAATCAAACTTTGTTGATTCTATTATTCTATCTTCCTGATAGTAAAAGTTTTTCCATTCAGTTGAACTACATCTCCGGACTTTTTGGTCATTAGTAAGGCTCCTAATGGGGAAACAGGAGATATGGCAAAATATGTTATTCCTTCAAAATCCAGTTTTCCAGCACTGATAGAAATATAAAAATTCCCTTGATCGGTAAATACAAGGCTTCCAGACTGTATAGAATCAGATGTCTTTTCCGGATTTATTTGCGAAAGCACTTGTTTTAATTTCATAGCCTCTCCAAGCTGCACAGACTGCTTTTCAATTTCCAACTGCATCATAGCCCTTCCTGTCTCGTACTTGTCTCCTGCGCTGCTTTTGGTTTCTTCATTGGCCGCAAGTTGGGCATGTTCAATTGCCTTTTGAGAAGAAGCTATTCGCTGTTCTACAAAAGCAGTACATAATTCGTACAATTTTATTTTAACAGACATCAGTTAATTTTAAAATGAGGTTATTCTTTATTAAAATGTCAAATTTGGAATGGCATAAAAATGAAGAAGTCTTCCGGTTGGGGAAGACTTCAACAATTAAACTTTTAAAGCTACTATTTTTTCTTCTCTTTCTTCTCAGCTCTCTTCTCTTTTAGCGTCTTAGCAGGCTTTTTCTTTGTTTCTTTTTTGGCGTCTTGTGATTTTGACATATAGGTAAACAGTTAAGATAAAACAATATTATGTTTAACGAATCAAGCTTAATTTATTTTTTAATATTTTCCAATTTAAACGAATTATTTTTTTATTAGTTCCCTTCATCCGACAAAAGTTAAAATCTTTATAAATATGAATTCCATTCACTAAGTTTAGTTTATAGTAAATGGATTATCAGATCGGCATGCTGGAACTACAATCACTTCATCACTCTATTGACAGGCAGATTCAGGCAAATAAAGGAAAGAATCTTTACTACTTTGACAGAGATGCTTTATTCAATTTCTGTGAAGAGAATAACATGCTCTCAAACAGACATAAATTTGCAGAAATATTCTCTGAAGATGCTATTCAGGAAGATCTTATAGATTATACTTTATCAAAGGTACTCCATGAGTTGTTTCATACAAATCAATACATTACTGTAAACGAGCGGGATAAATCAATCCTGCGAAAAGTTTATAAAAAATTATTATCAGAGCTCTGCGACCAACAATTAAGCTTGTCCGATATTTCTTCCAGACATTTTACAAGACTGACGACCTGGCTTTCTTACTCTAATCCACACATAGAAAAATCCAATCCATCCGACAAAAAATCTGCTTCCGAAGTAGTATGTGCTGAATATTCAGCTGACTTGCAATTGGAGCTTTTGGATATAAATCCGGAGAACCTAATGGAACCTATCCTGGATGTAGGCTGCGGCGAACATGCACAATTGTCAACCTTTTTAAAAGGAAAAGAACTTAAGGTTTTTGGAATAGATCGACTACTTTACCAAAAAAAGTCATGGCTATCTGAAATCAGCTGGTTTGAATTTGAATTTAAACCGGGTAACTGGGGTACTATTATTTCCAATCTTTCCTTCTCCAGTCATTTTCTAAACAACCATTTAAGAGAAGATGGAAAATTTATGGAA
Protein-coding regions in this window:
- a CDS encoding 3-oxoacyl-ACP synthase, which gives rise to MSVKIKLYELCTAFVEQRIASSQKAIEHAQLAANEETKSSAGDKYETGRAMMQLEIEKQSVQLGEAMKLKQVLSQINPEKTSDSIQSGSLVFTDQGNFYISISAGKLDFEGITYFAISPVSPLGALLMTKKSGDVVQLNGKTFTIRKIE
- a CDS encoding DUF1800 domain-containing protein, whose translation is MPLAPFTGVLGKKNAAHLLRRATFGGTKADIDSMSGLTASQAIQQLFVTTTDPLPPIDPASGITWVNTLPVSGDSEDGDLQGFFIKWWLGMLAGTGVEPSQKLAFLTREKIVFLLHTHFTTIQETVNNSRALYFQNALFRKFAFDNQPDPLWNFKMLTKKVSLDNAMMVLLDGRLNVKGRPNENYAREFLELFTIGKGLPGYVPPSTIPGDYIYFTEQDVQAAARVFSGYDTDFTFLTIDEDTQLPRVKVKGTGTVANQHDNDPKEFSDRFGNTVITPDTTLLFGDKATEASMLDELDQLVEMIYAQQETVKNICRRIYRFYVYHEITQTIDSSIIADMANTFVSNNFKLQPVIMELLQSQHFYDSATATVDDNNFGALIKSPLDLVLNTLRFFEYNLPDPQTEAEKFYETTGKLLDSMKYQGMIFLNPYDVAGYDAYFQYPLYNRNWISANTLTQRYKFIFDNIRVDKMEEGEIEIDILLFIQQRFASVALNPDELIKELASYLLPMSLSGTEITVERLNYFKSQFFVIGKGLPQGPEVFWEFSWNNANTIPESKEDARGMLQYLLNAMLQSPEYQLF